A window of the Fundidesulfovibrio magnetotacticus genome harbors these coding sequences:
- a CDS encoding tetraacyldisaccharide 4'-kinase, with protein sequence MQELHAWQQRLRPLFTPAGAAASLAARLRRALHEKGPLPSWKPPAPAVGVCGIDPEARGKVLVSAWLLGWAAARGLTPVLLAGPGEGSPQHMPLSVKPDTPPAECGAEAALLARYRPEAVILVDDKPARAGKSAWNAVKPDLFLLHGMFSRPELRRDADIVLLGPRDLDKGWNRVFPAGDWAEGAHALGRASCFILHAWPDEFALRRPLAERRLGHLGRPVFTVHPGIWRLRRSDGLHAENLGGEPYVLVAAQSNQEVAAKAAQAFLGLPPRMSVTFPASHRFTKQDLAQVAAEAARMRCPHVLATPEAALRMGEVPGRELWTFDPDVVLGPCLLGGERFGPWWEGLWRSLAGA encoded by the coding sequence ATGCAAGAACTCCACGCCTGGCAGCAGCGCCTGCGCCCTCTCTTCACCCCCGCCGGGGCGGCGGCGTCCCTGGCCGCGCGCCTGCGACGCGCCCTGCACGAGAAGGGGCCGCTCCCCTCCTGGAAGCCCCCGGCCCCCGCCGTGGGCGTCTGCGGCATCGACCCCGAGGCCAGGGGCAAGGTGCTCGTGAGCGCCTGGCTCCTGGGATGGGCCGCCGCCCGGGGGCTCACGCCCGTGCTCCTGGCCGGGCCGGGCGAGGGCTCGCCCCAGCACATGCCGCTTTCCGTGAAGCCCGACACGCCCCCGGCCGAGTGTGGGGCCGAGGCCGCCCTGCTGGCCCGCTACCGCCCGGAGGCCGTGATCCTGGTGGACGACAAGCCCGCCCGCGCGGGCAAGTCCGCCTGGAACGCCGTAAAGCCGGACCTCTTCCTGCTCCACGGCATGTTCTCGCGCCCGGAGCTGCGCCGCGACGCCGACATCGTGCTTCTCGGCCCGCGCGACCTGGACAAGGGCTGGAACCGCGTGTTTCCCGCCGGAGACTGGGCCGAGGGCGCGCACGCCCTGGGCAGGGCCTCCTGCTTCATCCTGCACGCCTGGCCCGACGAATTCGCCCTGCGCAGGCCCCTGGCCGAGCGTCGGCTCGGACACCTGGGACGTCCGGTGTTCACCGTGCATCCGGGCATCTGGCGTCTGCGCCGCTCCGACGGGCTCCACGCCGAGAACCTGGGCGGCGAACCCTACGTGCTGGTGGCCGCGCAGTCCAACCAGGAGGTGGCCGCCAAGGCGGCGCAGGCCTTCCTGGGCCTGCCCCCGCGCATGAGCGTCACCTTTCCCGCCTCCCACCGCTTCACGAAACAGGATCTTGCCCAGGTGGCCGCCGAGGCCGCGCGCATGCGCTGCCCCCACGTGCTGGCCACCCCCGAAGCCGCCCTGCGCATGGGCGAGGTGCCCGGCCGCGAGCTGTGGACCTTCGACCCCGACGTGGTGCTTGGCCCCTGCCTCCTCGGGGGCGAACGCTTCGGCCCCTGGTGGGAGGGCCTCTGGCGCTCCCTGGCCGGGGCCTGA
- a CDS encoding Bax inhibitor-1/YccA family protein, translating into MYNAYNAQQTMSRAQALSAFMRGVYGWMAAGLGLTAVVAVAVASSPAMLQLVFNPVALIVLVLAELGLVMFLSARIATLAPGTATGMFLAYSGLNGLTLSGVFIAYTATTIASAFAVSAGMFLAMSLYGMVTKRDLTSLGSFLFMGLIGMLLAMVVNIFLKSSMMSFIIDCVGVLIFTGLTAYDTQRLKDMGEAAPMGDQAALRRGSILGALTLYLDFINLFLIMLRLFGGNRD; encoded by the coding sequence ATGTACAACGCCTACAACGCCCAGCAGACCATGTCCCGCGCCCAGGCGCTCAGCGCCTTCATGCGCGGCGTCTACGGTTGGATGGCCGCTGGCCTGGGGCTTACCGCCGTGGTGGCGGTGGCCGTGGCGTCGAGCCCCGCCATGCTCCAGCTGGTGTTCAATCCCGTGGCCCTGATCGTCCTGGTGCTGGCCGAGCTGGGCCTGGTGATGTTCCTCTCGGCGCGCATCGCCACCCTGGCCCCGGGCACGGCCACGGGCATGTTCCTGGCCTACAGCGGGCTCAACGGGCTCACGCTCTCGGGCGTCTTCATCGCCTACACGGCCACCACCATCGCCTCGGCCTTCGCCGTGAGCGCGGGCATGTTCCTGGCCATGAGCCTCTACGGCATGGTCACCAAGCGCGACCTCACCTCCCTGGGCAGCTTCCTCTTCATGGGCCTCATCGGCATGCTGCTGGCCATGGTGGTGAACATCTTCCTGAAGAGCTCCATGATGAGCTTCATCATCGACTGCGTGGGCGTGCTCATCTTCACCGGCCTCACCGCCTACGACACCCAGCGCCTCAAGGACATGGGCGAGGCCGCCCCCATGGGCGACCAGGCCGCCCTGCGCCGGGGCTCCATCCTGGGCGCGCTGACCCTCTACCTGGACTTCATCAACCTGTTCCTGATCATGCTGCGCCTCTTCGGCGGCAACCGCGACTAG
- a CDS encoding PAS domain-containing protein produces MTTHDAPGSGDWQEEALQLRRKVAALEAAALASRRVRALVEAERDAFQGIFDNSPVMQIWLDHQGKVLRANKVAQAVAGKESPSPDFCIYTEPGLIMLGVPECFDSALKGETVRMAAYEFNASHLHMDAPDVTYTLETVLHPVFGPDGSVNSVVVQHFDVTELAQARQEVERLRAALRHCLEESRSARPG; encoded by the coding sequence ATGACGACCCACGACGCTCCCGGCTCCGGGGACTGGCAGGAAGAAGCCCTTCAGCTGCGCCGCAAGGTTGCGGCCCTGGAAGCGGCGGCCCTGGCCAGCCGCCGGGTGCGCGCCCTGGTGGAGGCCGAGCGCGACGCCTTCCAGGGCATCTTCGACAACTCCCCCGTGATGCAAATCTGGCTGGACCACCAGGGCAAGGTGCTGCGCGCCAACAAGGTCGCCCAGGCCGTGGCCGGGAAGGAGTCTCCCTCGCCGGACTTCTGCATCTACACCGAGCCGGGCCTGATCATGCTGGGCGTGCCCGAGTGCTTCGACAGCGCCCTCAAGGGCGAGACCGTGCGCATGGCGGCCTACGAGTTCAACGCCTCCCACCTGCACATGGACGCCCCCGACGTCACCTACACCCTGGAGACGGTGCTCCATCCCGTGTTCGGGCCCGACGGCAGCGTGAATTCCGTGGTGGTGCAGCACTTCGACGTGACGGAGCTTGCCCAGGCCCGTCAGGAGGTCGAACGCCTGCGCGCCGCGCTGCGACACTGCCTGGAGGAGTCGCGTTCGGCCCGGCCGGGATGA